A stretch of the Mycobacterium shigaense genome encodes the following:
- a CDS encoding serine/threonine-protein kinase, with protein MADVDSQSIREDLIAGVGPQLGFDGVEEIGRGGFGVVYRCVQPQLDRLVAVKVLTDELDPDNLDRFLREQRAMGRLSGHPHIVTILQVGTTPGGRPYLVMPYHARGSLWSLLSSGGLLNWRDALGVGVKLAGALEAAHHAGVLHRDVKPGNILLTDYGEPQLTDFGLARVSGGFETRSGVIIGSPAFLAPEILEGATPAVTSDVYSLGATLCCAVTGHPPYGRSVPDLLRENGLPDEVAAVIERMTARDPADRPSTAAGCGEQLRRLQRDRHLVVDGMALPVDASGRRDVAFAPPAPTTKYRPPAATGWWLPRERLMTILRGAGRRRLILLYAPSGYGKTTLAAQWRTELTNAGVAVGWLRIDDDDNNAAWFLAHVIEAIRRARPAVAGSLARVLEERGQAAMRYVLTSLVDEIDQNGYPITLVIDDWQRVSNRDTVAALRFLIDHGSHHLQIMVNSWSRAQLPLSKLRIQDELVEIDCAVLRFDIDEADSLLNDIGGLRVPGPEVTALTASTDGWVAALQLASLSLRGGGDAATLLSQLSGENEEVGEFLAENVLDALDPPLVEFLLATSITERICADLASALTGVGSERRALEDVERRGLFLSRIDGDTQWFRYHQLFAGFLRRRLESGSPDRLKTLHRAASAWFTDRGYLTEAVDHALAGQDTIRAIELVEDIRTRSLINQSRMTTFLGIVDKIPAHLVQLRPQVHLSVAWASILLQRRAATDAALDRFYAAMSNTNLPETQRDELTLSANVVRAIAQTYADRVDGLTDLVAEAMSRAAALRPVLPQAAATIEAYAAVFRFDFDAAHRLLEWAEPYTEQVGTVGTVFARCWAGIAARHQLNIPLALRHFRDALEIGSAAGSHSHAARLSGALLGELLYETGALAEAAELLEDAYHLGREGGGVDYLATRYVAAARTQAAQGNRESAAGRLDAGMAVAEEMRLPRLAAAINHERVRLRLSMDPSETDRLRAERTIPYGDDGIATVTAELDEASGIRLLSRSHASDDREQACWRSRALLAGIDPTARPMAALQARLLVVETLIAAGRADDARADIAAVRALCARHGLTQLLVDAGLG; from the coding sequence ATGGCCGACGTGGATTCACAGTCGATCCGAGAGGACCTCATCGCCGGAGTCGGCCCGCAGCTGGGATTCGACGGTGTCGAGGAGATCGGACGCGGCGGGTTCGGGGTGGTCTATCGCTGCGTGCAGCCGCAACTGGATCGCTTGGTGGCGGTCAAGGTGCTGACCGACGAGCTCGACCCGGACAACCTCGACCGCTTCCTGCGCGAGCAGCGCGCGATGGGCCGACTTTCCGGACACCCGCACATCGTGACCATCCTGCAGGTGGGTACCACGCCCGGTGGGCGGCCGTACCTCGTGATGCCGTACCACGCCAGAGGCTCGCTGTGGTCGTTGCTCAGCTCCGGTGGGTTGCTCAATTGGCGCGACGCCCTCGGTGTCGGCGTCAAGCTCGCGGGCGCGCTGGAAGCCGCGCACCATGCCGGCGTCCTGCACCGCGATGTCAAGCCGGGCAACATCCTGCTGACCGACTACGGCGAACCGCAATTGACCGATTTTGGTCTGGCGAGGGTCAGCGGCGGCTTCGAGACGCGCTCCGGCGTCATCATCGGGTCGCCGGCCTTCCTCGCGCCGGAAATCCTCGAAGGCGCCACTCCTGCAGTCACATCCGATGTCTACTCACTCGGTGCCACGCTGTGCTGCGCGGTGACCGGGCACCCGCCGTACGGGCGATCGGTCCCGGACCTGTTGCGTGAAAACGGATTACCCGACGAAGTCGCCGCGGTGATCGAACGCATGACGGCCCGCGATCCCGCCGACCGTCCCAGCACCGCCGCGGGCTGTGGCGAGCAGCTCCGCCGGCTTCAGCGCGACCGGCACCTGGTGGTGGACGGCATGGCGCTTCCCGTCGACGCCTCGGGCAGGCGCGACGTCGCGTTCGCACCGCCGGCACCGACGACGAAGTACCGCCCACCCGCGGCGACGGGGTGGTGGCTCCCGCGCGAGCGGTTGATGACCATTCTCCGCGGGGCCGGACGCCGTCGGCTCATCCTGTTATACGCCCCCTCCGGATATGGCAAGACCACGCTGGCGGCGCAGTGGCGTACCGAACTGACCAATGCCGGTGTGGCGGTGGGATGGTTGCGAATCGACGACGACGACAACAACGCGGCGTGGTTTCTCGCGCATGTGATCGAGGCGATCCGCCGCGCCCGCCCCGCCGTTGCCGGGTCACTGGCGCGTGTGCTCGAAGAGCGTGGACAGGCGGCGATGCGCTATGTGCTGACGTCGTTGGTCGATGAGATCGACCAGAACGGCTATCCGATCACCCTGGTGATCGACGATTGGCAGCGGGTGTCGAACCGCGATACCGTCGCCGCGCTGCGCTTCCTGATCGACCACGGTTCTCATCACCTGCAGATCATGGTGAACAGCTGGTCGCGTGCCCAGTTACCGCTGAGCAAATTGCGGATTCAGGATGAACTCGTCGAAATCGATTGTGCAGTACTCCGTTTCGATATTGACGAGGCGGATTCGTTGCTGAACGACATTGGCGGGCTGCGGGTACCCGGACCCGAGGTCACCGCGCTCACGGCATCGACGGACGGCTGGGTCGCCGCGCTGCAGCTGGCCTCGCTTTCGCTGCGCGGTGGCGGTGACGCCGCCACCCTGCTGAGCCAATTGTCCGGCGAAAACGAAGAAGTCGGCGAGTTCCTCGCCGAGAACGTGCTCGACGCGCTGGACCCGCCGCTCGTCGAATTCTTGCTGGCGACGTCGATCACCGAACGAATCTGCGCGGACCTGGCGTCGGCGTTGACCGGCGTTGGCTCCGAGCGGCGAGCACTCGAGGACGTCGAGCGGCGCGGGTTGTTCTTGAGCCGCATCGACGGCGACACGCAATGGTTTCGCTACCATCAGCTCTTCGCCGGATTTCTGCGGCGACGACTCGAAAGCGGTAGCCCCGACCGCCTGAAAACCCTGCACCGCGCGGCCTCGGCGTGGTTCACCGATCGGGGCTATCTCACCGAGGCCGTCGACCATGCGCTGGCCGGGCAGGACACGATCCGCGCGATCGAGCTCGTCGAGGACATCCGGACGAGGTCGTTGATCAACCAATCGCGAATGACGACGTTTCTCGGGATCGTCGACAAGATTCCGGCGCACCTGGTGCAATTGCGGCCACAGGTGCACCTTTCCGTAGCGTGGGCCAGCATCCTGCTGCAGCGGCGAGCGGCTACCGACGCCGCACTGGACCGCTTCTACGCCGCGATGTCCAATACGAACCTGCCCGAGACGCAGCGCGACGAGCTCACCCTGAGCGCGAACGTGGTGCGAGCGATAGCCCAAACCTATGCGGACCGGGTTGACGGCCTCACCGACCTGGTGGCCGAGGCCATGTCGCGGGCAGCGGCGCTGCGCCCGGTGCTGCCGCAAGCGGCCGCCACCATCGAGGCCTACGCCGCGGTCTTCCGCTTCGACTTCGACGCGGCACACCGACTGCTGGAATGGGCAGAGCCGTACACCGAACAAGTCGGTACCGTCGGCACCGTCTTCGCCCGCTGCTGGGCCGGCATCGCCGCCCGGCATCAGCTCAACATCCCGCTGGCCCTGCGCCATTTCCGGGACGCCCTCGAAATCGGCTCTGCGGCGGGGTCGCATTCACACGCCGCACGCCTTTCCGGCGCGTTGCTCGGCGAACTGCTCTACGAGACAGGGGCATTGGCCGAGGCGGCGGAGCTGCTAGAGGACGCCTACCACCTTGGGCGGGAGGGCGGCGGAGTCGACTACCTCGCGACTCGCTACGTCGCGGCCGCGAGAACCCAAGCCGCACAGGGCAATCGAGAGTCTGCCGCCGGCCGCCTCGACGCCGGCATGGCGGTGGCCGAGGAGATGCGGCTGCCGCGGTTAGCGGCAGCCATCAACCATGAACGGGTCAGGTTGCGGCTGTCGATGGACCCGTCGGAGACCGACCGGCTACGGGCCGAACGCACGATTCCCTACGGCGACGACGGCATCGCGACGGTGACGGCCGAGCTGGATGAGGCTTCCGGAATCCGCCTGCTGTCGCGGAGTCACGCCAGCGACGACCGGGAACAGGCCTGCTGGCGCAGCCGCGCTCTGCTCGCCGGAATCGACCCGACCGCTCGCCCGATGGCCGCGCTTCAGGCGCGGCTGCTTGTGGTCGAGACACTGATCGCCGCCGGGCGCGCCGACGACGCCCGAGCCGACATCGCCGCGGTGCGCGCCCTGTGCGCCCGACACGGGTTGACCCAATTGCTCGTCGATGCCGGGCTCGGCTAG
- a CDS encoding UBP-type zinc finger domain-containing protein: MSAEIDPAAPPSGTGCAECDAADGWWVHLRRCAACGHIGCCDDSLARHASAHWRTTGHPIIRSFEPGEDWFWDYELEEYCDGPELAMPDSHPAGQGVPGPRGRVPRNWRELLLDRGSSPAG; encoded by the coding sequence ATGAGCGCCGAAATCGATCCTGCGGCGCCGCCCAGTGGCACCGGCTGCGCCGAATGCGACGCCGCCGACGGATGGTGGGTGCATCTGCGCCGCTGCGCGGCGTGCGGTCATATCGGCTGCTGCGACGACTCGCTGGCCCGGCACGCGTCGGCGCATTGGCGGACGACCGGGCATCCGATCATCCGGTCGTTCGAACCCGGTGAGGATTGGTTCTGGGATTACGAACTCGAAGAGTATTGCGACGGGCCGGAACTCGCGATGCCCGATAGTCACCCGGCCGGCCAGGGCGTGCCCGGCCCGCGGGGACGAGTCCCGCGCAACTGGCGCGAGTTGCTGCTAGACCGCGGATCATCACCCGCCGGCTGA
- a CDS encoding STAS domain-containing protein, protein MSTLLTLETVRRPDGKLVLVVAGEIDLSNIDAFDQALTTATAEVIGGGHPLTVDLSGVEYLDSAAINALYSRADHIELVAHPVLMPIFHISGLSELVVVEAAPPSAGG, encoded by the coding sequence ATGTCCACGTTGCTCACCCTCGAGACCGTGCGCCGTCCTGACGGGAAGCTCGTCCTGGTGGTGGCGGGGGAGATCGACCTCAGCAATATCGACGCATTCGATCAGGCACTCACCACCGCCACGGCCGAAGTGATCGGCGGCGGCCATCCGCTGACCGTCGACCTGAGCGGGGTGGAGTATCTGGACAGCGCAGCGATCAACGCCCTCTACAGCCGGGCCGACCACATCGAACTCGTCGCCCACCCCGTTTTGATGCCGATCTTCCACATCAGCGGGCTGTCCGAACTGGTCGTCGTCGAGGCCGCGCCGCCATCAGCCGGCGGGTGA
- a CDS encoding GGDEF domain-containing protein, which translates to MTCHVGPQPSVGRWHAIGLTAFLWMLFLYAVKAYSAGTKVDSRISWLLGAAALLAAVVAVVGRLRDWQQRRVLLFGWPAAALIVTTLVGAMDSYITRDFPGNITMTFAYIGLTCRRWRSLAFLPLGLAAFVIGGARFLPANLTTVVLTTCMWVIVAEVPAWLIARLEEQSELLREIARTDTLTRLLNRSTLAAELSTHADRCAVVLIDLDSFKSYNDHHGHEAGDRLLVDFADALRWSARPQDIVFRIGGDEFLVLLVGAGRADAEQARDRLRRRWAETGGPVDFSAGIAAGAPDLMRLADERMYADKRSRGLAAD; encoded by the coding sequence GTGACCTGCCACGTTGGCCCGCAGCCGTCGGTGGGGCGCTGGCATGCCATCGGCCTGACCGCGTTTCTCTGGATGCTCTTTCTCTATGCGGTCAAGGCATACAGCGCCGGCACGAAGGTCGATTCGCGGATCTCTTGGCTCCTCGGCGCCGCGGCGTTGCTGGCCGCCGTCGTCGCGGTGGTCGGCCGGTTGCGCGATTGGCAGCAGCGGCGAGTCCTCCTGTTCGGCTGGCCGGCGGCCGCGCTCATCGTCACGACGCTTGTAGGCGCGATGGACTCGTACATCACCCGCGACTTTCCCGGCAACATCACGATGACCTTCGCCTACATCGGTCTTACCTGCCGGCGCTGGCGCTCACTGGCCTTCCTGCCGCTCGGCCTCGCGGCCTTCGTCATCGGGGGCGCCAGATTTCTTCCCGCCAACCTCACCACCGTGGTGTTGACCACGTGCATGTGGGTCATCGTTGCCGAGGTGCCGGCGTGGCTCATCGCCCGGCTGGAGGAGCAGAGCGAGTTGCTCCGCGAGATCGCGCGGACGGACACCCTGACCCGGCTGTTGAACCGGAGCACCCTCGCCGCCGAGCTGTCGACGCACGCCGACCGCTGCGCGGTCGTGCTGATCGACCTGGATAGTTTCAAGAGCTACAACGACCACCACGGTCACGAGGCCGGCGACCGGCTGCTGGTCGACTTCGCCGACGCGCTGCGCTGGTCGGCCCGCCCACAGGACATCGTCTTCCGGATCGGCGGCGACGAGTTCCTGGTCCTGCTCGTCGGCGCCGGTCGGGCCGACGCCGAGCAGGCGCGCGATCGCCTCCGCCGGCGGTGGGCCGAGACGGGCGGCCCGGTTGACTTCAGCGCCGGAATTGCCGCCGGTGCGCCGGATTTGATGCGCCTTGCCGACGAGCGCATGTACGCCGACAAGCGTTCCCGCGGCCTGGCGGCCGACTGA
- a CDS encoding glycoside hydrolase, which yields MAKDVLAKARGRWLAIPASLVVSAAMIYAQRTEQPGYVEPPAATPAVAPAIPPFVPPRPPHVATPEEAESLAAIAPSPGQPFQFALPRGVAAEDRLQVKTIWAARAISLLFPQIKTIYGFRQDPLPWHPNGLAIDVMIPNHETHEGIELGNQIAGYALANAKRWGINHVIWRQKIYPGVGSGSWTADLGSETANHYDHVHIATEGGGYPNGHETYYIGSMSTGAPE from the coding sequence ATGGCGAAAGACGTGTTAGCCAAGGCGCGGGGGCGCTGGCTGGCGATCCCGGCCTCGCTCGTAGTCTCGGCCGCCATGATTTACGCACAACGCACCGAGCAACCCGGCTACGTCGAGCCACCGGCGGCGACACCGGCCGTCGCGCCGGCGATTCCGCCGTTCGTACCGCCCAGGCCGCCGCACGTCGCCACCCCCGAGGAGGCCGAATCACTGGCGGCGATCGCGCCCAGCCCGGGCCAACCGTTCCAATTCGCGCTACCGCGCGGCGTCGCGGCGGAAGACCGGTTGCAGGTCAAAACCATCTGGGCCGCCCGCGCGATCAGCCTGCTCTTCCCGCAGATCAAGACCATCTACGGGTTTCGGCAGGATCCCCTGCCGTGGCACCCCAACGGGTTGGCGATCGACGTGATGATCCCGAACCACGAGACTCACGAAGGCATCGAACTCGGCAATCAAATCGCCGGTTATGCCCTGGCGAACGCGAAGCGGTGGGGAATCAACCATGTGATCTGGCGCCAGAAGATCTATCCCGGCGTCGGCTCGGGAAGCTGGACAGCCGATTTGGGCTCCGAAACCGCCAATCACTACGACCACGTCCACATCGCGACCGAGGGCGGCGGCTATCCGAACGGTCACGAGACGTACTACATCGGATCCATGAGCACCGGAGCGCCGGAGTGA
- a CDS encoding MFS transporter: protein MSTSAQTGTITTHVPARLDRLPWSRFHWRVVLGLGGVWILDGLEVTMVGNVSARLTEKGSGIDLNPAQIGVAAAIYITGACLGALFFGHLTDRFGRRNLFMLTLAVYLVSTVATAFAFAPWYFFVARFFTGAGIGGEYAAINSAIDELIPARVRGRVDLVINGTYWLGSAAGAAGALVLLDTSNFPANIGWRLAFGIGAVFGIFVLLVRRNVPESPRWLFIHGRDEEAERIVREIEDSVERDTGESLSEPHGHPLKIRQRHAISFFEIAKVAFALYPRRAVLGLSLFIGQAFLYNGVTFNLGTLLSEFYGVPSAKVPLFFILWALSNFAGPLLLGRLFDTVGRKPMITMTYIGSAVAVVVLAVLFVTRTGGPWTFIGVLAVAFFVASAGASAAYLTVSEIFPMETRALAIAFFYAVGTAIGGITGPLLFGQLISSGQRDQVFWSFVIGAVVMAVAGLVELWLGIAAEQRPLEELALPLTVADAEESDGVPS from the coding sequence ATGAGCACCAGCGCGCAGACCGGAACCATCACCACCCACGTCCCGGCGCGCCTGGACCGGCTGCCGTGGTCGCGGTTTCACTGGCGCGTGGTGCTGGGGCTCGGCGGCGTGTGGATCCTCGATGGGCTCGAGGTCACCATGGTCGGCAACGTGTCGGCGCGGCTGACCGAAAAGGGCAGCGGCATCGACCTCAATCCCGCCCAGATCGGCGTGGCGGCGGCGATCTACATCACCGGCGCCTGCCTGGGGGCGTTGTTCTTCGGTCACCTGACGGATCGCTTCGGGCGGCGCAATCTGTTCATGCTGACGTTGGCCGTGTACCTGGTCTCCACCGTGGCGACCGCATTCGCTTTCGCGCCTTGGTATTTCTTCGTCGCCCGCTTCTTCACCGGGGCCGGGATAGGCGGCGAGTACGCGGCCATCAACTCGGCGATCGACGAGCTGATCCCGGCGCGGGTGCGCGGCCGGGTGGACTTGGTGATCAACGGGACGTACTGGCTGGGATCGGCAGCGGGCGCGGCCGGGGCACTGGTCCTGCTGGACACGTCGAACTTCCCGGCGAACATCGGCTGGCGGTTGGCCTTCGGGATCGGCGCCGTCTTCGGCATCTTCGTGCTGCTGGTGCGGCGCAACGTGCCGGAAAGCCCGCGGTGGTTGTTTATTCACGGGCGCGACGAGGAAGCCGAGCGGATCGTCCGCGAGATCGAGGACAGCGTCGAACGCGATACGGGGGAGTCGCTTTCCGAGCCGCACGGGCACCCCCTGAAAATTCGCCAGCGCCATGCCATTTCATTCTTCGAGATCGCCAAAGTGGCCTTCGCGCTGTATCCGCGGCGGGCGGTACTGGGACTGTCCCTGTTCATCGGGCAGGCATTTCTCTACAACGGGGTGACGTTCAACCTGGGCACGTTGCTGAGCGAGTTTTACGGAGTTCCCTCCGCAAAGGTGCCGCTGTTCTTCATCCTGTGGGCGCTGAGCAATTTCGCGGGGCCGCTGCTGCTGGGCAGGCTGTTCGACACCGTCGGTCGCAAACCGATGATCACCATGACCTACATCGGTTCGGCCGTGGCGGTCGTCGTCCTCGCGGTGCTGTTCGTCACCCGGACCGGGGGGCCCTGGACGTTCATCGGCGTGCTCGCGGTGGCGTTCTTCGTGGCCTCGGCGGGCGCGAGCGCGGCCTACTTGACGGTCAGCGAGATCTTTCCGATGGAGACCAGGGCACTGGCGATCGCCTTCTTCTACGCGGTCGGCACCGCAATCGGCGGGATCACAGGTCCGCTGTTGTTCGGTCAGCTGATCAGTTCCGGCCAACGCGACCAGGTGTTCTGGTCATTTGTGATCGGGGCGGTCGTGATGGCGGTCGCGGGTCTGGTGGAGCTGTGGCTCGGTATCGCTGCCGAACAGCGCCCCCTCGAGGAGCTGGCGCTGCCGCTGACGGTGGCCGACGCCGAGGAGTCCGACGGCGTGCCGTCGTGA
- a CDS encoding MFS transporter, protein MAGCAVGYGAAALAVAWLSFAAALPVLMLSGMAWLITLTELNAAAQLALPQWVRARGLSVYLLVFTGSQALGSYVFGLIATETGLDHALIWSAVLLGAAALSVIALPFLPLPEGVSLGISTAWPSPTVVFEPCPHDGPVLVTTRYRVPAENLDSFVQAMGAVRRSRLRTGGHSWELYHSPEDPESLLERFTVLSWTQFQRQLTERWLDYDHEAVEKARSYTGDHTSAHQYYIAVRVPK, encoded by the coding sequence ATGGCGGGCTGCGCCGTCGGGTACGGGGCGGCGGCGCTGGCGGTGGCGTGGCTGTCGTTCGCCGCAGCGCTGCCGGTGCTGATGCTGTCGGGGATGGCCTGGCTCATCACGTTGACGGAGTTGAACGCGGCAGCTCAGCTGGCCTTGCCGCAGTGGGTCCGGGCCCGCGGGCTGTCCGTGTACCTCCTGGTCTTCACCGGAAGCCAGGCGCTGGGCTCCTACGTGTTCGGTCTCATCGCCACGGAGACGGGGCTCGACCACGCGCTGATCTGGTCGGCGGTGTTGTTGGGCGCGGCCGCGCTCAGCGTCATCGCGCTCCCGTTCCTCCCGCTGCCGGAGGGGGTGAGCCTCGGCATCTCCACCGCCTGGCCGTCACCGACCGTAGTGTTCGAACCGTGCCCGCACGACGGACCGGTCCTGGTCACCACCCGTTATCGGGTGCCGGCCGAAAACCTAGACAGCTTCGTCCAGGCGATGGGCGCGGTCCGCCGCTCGCGCCTGCGCACGGGGGGCCACAGCTGGGAGCTGTACCACAGCCCCGAAGATCCCGAATCCCTGCTCGAGAGATTCACCGTGTTGTCCTGGACCCAATTTCAGCGACAACTAACCGAACGTTGGCTGGATTACGACCATGAAGCCGTCGAGAAGGCGCGCAGCTACACCGGCGACCACACGTCGGCGCACCAGTACTACATCGCGGTGCGCGTGCCCAAATAG
- a CDS encoding DUF732 domain-containing protein — translation MGTTLCHELRNRLPSDEAVRRIQSLGYSGDQAGVIAADAVLSFCPDMDADAR, via the coding sequence ATCGGCACGACGCTCTGCCACGAGCTGCGCAACAGGTTGCCGTCCGATGAGGCCGTGCGGCGAATCCAGAGCCTTGGCTACTCCGGCGATCAAGCGGGGGTTATCGCGGCGGACGCCGTCCTTTCCTTCTGCCCCGATATGGACGCGGACGCGCGCTGA
- a CDS encoding TIGR03617 family F420-dependent LLM class oxidoreductase: protein MHVDVMTAPQPLARVSDTARTTQASGFSGLLFTETGRTAFLNAAVASQAAPGLELSTGVAVAFPRSPFVTAANAWELQEATNGRFRLGLGTQVRTHIVRRYGMTFERPGPRLRDYTLAVKACFAAFRTGTLDYHGEFYNLDFLTPQWSPGPIDAPNPKVDVAAVNPWMLRMAGEVADGVHVHPLGEPGYLARHVIPNVARGAAKADRSPSDVAVIVPVITIVGDTEEERRQERDLARTAISFYASTPNYSFILDEAGFEGTTARLRVKQKAGDFRGMASEITDEHLAVFATESTWADLEDTLVDKYQGIATRIVLYNALGDPERFERYGEVAQRISAR, encoded by the coding sequence GTGCATGTCGATGTCATGACCGCTCCACAACCCCTGGCGCGGGTGAGCGACACCGCCCGCACCACCCAGGCTTCGGGGTTTTCCGGTCTGCTGTTCACCGAGACGGGCCGGACGGCCTTCCTCAACGCCGCCGTCGCGTCGCAGGCAGCGCCGGGGCTGGAGCTGTCGACCGGCGTCGCGGTGGCGTTCCCCCGCAGTCCGTTCGTCACGGCCGCGAACGCGTGGGAACTGCAGGAGGCGACCAACGGAAGGTTCCGGCTCGGCCTTGGCACCCAGGTCCGCACCCACATCGTGCGGCGCTACGGGATGACCTTCGAGAGGCCCGGCCCGCGCCTGCGCGACTACACGCTCGCCGTCAAGGCGTGCTTCGCCGCCTTTCGGACCGGGACGCTCGACTACCACGGCGAGTTCTACAACCTCGATTTCCTCACCCCCCAGTGGAGCCCGGGGCCGATCGATGCCCCGAATCCCAAAGTCGATGTCGCCGCGGTGAATCCGTGGATGCTACGGATGGCGGGCGAAGTGGCCGACGGGGTCCATGTCCATCCTTTGGGCGAGCCCGGATACCTCGCGCGCCACGTGATTCCGAATGTTGCCCGCGGCGCGGCCAAGGCGGACCGCTCGCCGTCCGACGTGGCGGTGATCGTGCCGGTCATCACGATCGTCGGCGACACCGAGGAAGAGCGCCGTCAAGAACGTGACCTCGCCCGGACGGCGATCAGCTTTTACGCCAGCACGCCCAACTATTCGTTCATCCTGGACGAGGCCGGATTCGAGGGGACGACGGCCCGACTTCGCGTGAAGCAAAAGGCCGGCGACTTCCGCGGTATGGCCTCGGAGATCACCGACGAGCACCTTGCCGTTTTCGCCACCGAATCGACCTGGGCCGACCTGGAAGACACGCTCGTCGACAAATACCAGGGCATCGCGACGCGCATCGTCTTGTACAACGCGCTCGGCGATCCCGAGCGTTTCGAGCGTTACGGCGAAGTCGCCCAACGTATTTCGGCTCGCTGA